The Natronoarchaeum philippinense genome includes the window AATAGGGCCGACTGACGGAGAGAAAGGGTTTTCAGGGCGCCAGCGTACGATCAATGTATGAGCGCGCCGCCGAACGAGTTCTACTCCGAAGAACGCTGGCAGAACTGGCTCGATCGCATCTCCGACGAGGAGCTCGATCCCGAAGACGAAGACTCCGCCCGACTGCTCCTGAACCTACAGGACGACGCTGCGATCGCCGTGGCGAAGGTCGTTTCGGCCTACGACGACGGCGACCTCGACGCCGAGACGGCCGTCGAGGAGATCGACGACATCCGCGAGATCGTCCTCGGGGAAGTCGAGTTCGAAGACGAGGAGAAGGAACTGCTCGTCGATGACGTTCAGACCAGCCTCGTTTGCGTGTTCTACGCCGCCGAGGAGTACGTCACCGGTGGCCCCGCTGAGGAGGCCAGCGTCGAGGAGTACGTCCGCGCCGCGGCCGACGCCGAAGCCGAGGAGAACGTCGACGCCGCGCTGGGCTACGTCGTGCAGGCGGGCACCCGGATCATCGACGACGACGAACTCGATCTGACCGTCGCCGAGGAGTTGGAGTACGGCCTCGTCTCGACGTGGGTCAACGGCCTCGACAGCCTCCAGAGCGCCATGAGCGACCCGGAGGTCGTCGAAGAAGACGACGAAGAGGAGTAAGGGCCTGCTCGCCGAAGCGAGTCAGTAACTGGATTTTCGACACCGTATCGTTCTCGCAGCTGCAGTTTAATTTTCCATCTAGCTGTGCCAACACTCTTTTTATTGCGGCTACCTTTCGACTGGTCAAGGATGAGGTTTCGGGGCGACGACCGCGCTGTTGTCATCCAGATCGGCGCAGTGATACTGCTCGCTGCGATCGTGCTTGCGATGACCGGGTATCAGGCGACGGTCGTCCCCGACCAGAACAGCGAGATCGAGTTTAATCACAATCAGGAGGTCCACGGGGAGTTACAGAACCTCCGGAACGGCATCGTCTCGACGGCGAGTGGGGGACAGGGCGGCGCCTACTCGATCACGCTCGGAACGAACTACCCAGCCCGCGCGCTCTTTGTCAACCCGGCGCCGCCGAGTGGCCAACTCAGGACGCTGGGAACGGGACAGGTCGTGATCGAGAACGCCGACGCGACGGGCGACGGCGGCGTGAGCGAGTACTGGACCGGCGCAAATCGGACGGTCAACACGACTACCTTTGCCTACCAGCCGAGCTACAACGAATGGGACAACGCCCCGACGACGATCTACGAGCACTCGCTGCTGTACGACGCCCACCCGAGCGGCGCCAACACGACCGTCACTGATCAGGTGCTCGTCGACGGCGACGAAATCACGCTTGTGACGCTCGCGGGTGAACTCCAGAAATCCTCCAGCGCGACGGCGTCGGTGAACGTTCGGACGGTGAGCGCGTCGACGAACGCGATCAGCGTCGAAAGCACTGCCAGCAACCCGATCCGGCTCACCGTGCCGACGCGGAGTCCGAGCGTCTGGAACAAAACGCTCGGTGAGAACGCCAGCATCGTCAACAACCAGAGCGCCGGTGACTACGTTCTCTCGACGATCGAACTCGATCCCGGCAAGTACGACCTTCGGATGGCACGCGCCCGGGTCGGTGAGACATCCAGCGGCTCGACACCCGATACGGGCGCCGAGTATCTCGTCGAAGTTGACGACGGCGGGCCGGTTCCACGCGGCGAACCGACCACGGTCGTCGCGGAGGTTCGGAACCGACACAACAACCCGGTTTCAGACGCCGAGGTTCGCTACACCGTCGGCGGCGGCACGGTACAAACTGCAACGGCCGGTACCGACGGACGCGTTCGGATCGACGCCGCGGGCGGAGACACCGTCGAAGCTTGGTTCAACGCGAGCGATTTCACCAGCGCACAGAGCTACCAGAAGCTCTCGATCGAGGTCCCGGTCGGAGGTGGCGGCGGGAGCAGCGCCTACGCCGTGAGCTGGGACCTGACGGCGATCGAAGATCGAAACGGCGCCGGCATGGACTGTTACTCGTCGAACTCGACGTGCGTCTTCGACGTCACTGAAAGCGGGAGCCGAGAGGCCCCGCTCGTGATGGGGACCGATCCCGTCGCCGACGGGGCGACCGTCGAGTACGCGATCAACGACACGTCGGTGGCCGAACTCGATCCGGACGTGGGACGCACGGACGGATCGGGTGAGAACACGACCGTCCTCAATGCGAGCCAGTCCGGGACGGTCACCGTGTACGCCTCAAGCGGGAGCGACGGCGACGCTCTCGACGTGAAGATCCAGAACTACGCCGGTCTGACGCCGACGCTGTCGATCGACGACGTGCGAGGGTTCGGTGAGTACGACAACACTCACGCCTATCAGGCGTCGATCGACGTTTCGGAGCTCAGCGGGGTTCAGACGCAGAACCTCAAGGTTCGCCTCCGTGTCGAGGGCGATACCGAGGGCGTCGTCTACCAGAACACCCGTTCGCTTAGCGAGATTTCCGGCGAGCAGGTCACCGTCGAGTTCAACGATGTCGATCAGCTCACCGCCGACAACTACACGTACACGGTGACCGCAGACGCCGACAATGCGAATCAGGTCCAGCAGACCGGAACGTTCCGAGTCCTGACCGCGTTCTTCGATAGCCTCGACGCGACGGTCACGAGCCAGCGCACTGGCGGCCCGAACAACGCGGAAGAGGCGTCAGAAGTCACGTTCAGCTACAGGCTGTCCTCGGATGCAAGCGGCGTCGACGTGCGGGCTGAGGACTCCACTGGTGCGGTCGCCACAGCAACGGGGCCCGGCGGCTCCGGACAGGAACAGACCGTGACCGCTACCTTCGGCGGCGGCGGCCAGCCGACCGACAACTACCCGCTCACAGTTCGGGCTGATATTCCGGGCGGTGAGTGTTACACCGCGACGATTCAGAACGGCGGCGATACGCCGACGCTCGCCAACGGCGACTGGACGGAGTGCTCATGACGCCGGCACAGACCGAAGCTACGGTCGGTGGCGTCACACAGGAGGTGACTGTCACTCGTGTCGTTTGATGCAGACACCCGAGCGCAGGTCGTCCAGATCGGCGCGGTGTTGCTGTTCGCCGCGCTGATTCTGGCGATGACCGGGTATCAAGCGACGGTCGTCCCCGACCAGAACGCCGAGGTCGAACTCTCCCACAGCGACCAAGTACAGAGCGGAATGGTCGAGCTTCGCAACGCCATCGTTTCTCCGGACAGTCGCACACAGCGGGACGTGACGGTTCCGCTGGGAACGCGATACCCCGAGCGGACGCTGTTTATCAACCCAGCTCCGCCCTCCGGGAAGTTGCGCACGATCCGGGGGGAGATGAACGTCTCGAACGTATCGGTGGCCGGCGAAGCCGGCGACTACTGGGGATCCAGTCGGACGTTCTCGACTGGACTGATCACGTACCGACCCAACTACAACGAGCTCGACGACCCGGCGACGACCGTGATTGAGGGGTCGCTGGTGTACAACCGATTCGAGAATGCCGAGCGGACGCTCGCCGACCCGACGTTCATCGACGGAACTCGGATCTCGCTGGTCGCGCTGCAGGGCTCGGTGAGCGCCTCGACGACTGGAAGCGAGCGGATCAGCGTCTACACGGGGCAACGACCGACCAGAACCGTCTCGGTAACGGGCGAAGCCGCAGGCGAAAACGTCACCGTCAGTCTGCCGACGCTGCGTTCGGAATCCGACTGGGCCCAGTACCTCGATGCGGCCGATCACGTCAGCGACTGGAGCGTGGCTCAGACCCCGGGATCGAGCTACGGCACGCTCGAAATCGTCTTCGAGCGACTCGACGAGAGCGGCCAGCCGATCGAGTACGACCTGAGCGTCGCCGAGGTCGGGGTCGGCGAGGAGGTCGAGTCAACGGGAGCCGCGTACGTCACGCCAGTCGGGAGCGGCGTCGAGACGGTACAGTCGGGACAGATGACAGACGTGACTTTCGAGGTGCGCGGGGAGTACGACGACCCGATCGCCGACCGGCAGGTGAACCTCAGCGTCATCGAGGGACAGGGGACGCTGATCGGCGACGACGGGGACGGACAGACTGTCACCGCGACGACCGACACCGAGGGACGAGTCGAAGTTACGTACGTCGCCGGGGATGACGAAACCGGTGACGTGACGATCGGTGCGAGCGTCTCGACGACCCCGGCTGTCGGCGGCCCGTTTGACGACACGACGGCCACGAACGCGTCGCGGGCGCTCCGTGTCGTCGCCGGCGGTAGCGGCGATTCGGGCGCATACGCGGTCGAGTGGGCCGGCGACGTAATCGAGGTCGTGCCGGGCGAGGACGGCATCGACGCCCGAGCGACGGCCGGCGTCGACGACGGGCCGGTCGAGTTCGCCGTGCAAAATCGGAGCATCCTGCTCCGAAACGACGCCGCGACCGCCGACCGGTTCAGCGACGGCAACGCCTCGTTCGTCTTCGGCGTCTCCGAGACGGTCGCACGTGGATCCGAGTGGTACGCGTACGTCTCCAGTCGGGGGAGCGGCGACAGGCTCGCCGTTCGCGTGCTCGAAGCCGCCGGGTTGCTCTGGGACACGCAAGCCGACTGGGCGGATTCGAGCCGCGAGAACGGCGTCGTCCACGCCGTCTTCGGGGACCGGCAGAAGGATACGATCCAACTCGGCTACGGGACCGAAGAGAGCGGGCTGGTCGGCTACTGGCCGCTCGACGACGCCGGAGCGGCTGGCGTCTCGGACGTGTCCGGTTCCGGCAACGACGGAAGCCAATCGGGCGGTCTCGGAAACGCGAGCGGCCTGTTTGGAACCTCGGCGTACGACTTCGACGGCAGCGACGACGCCGTCACCGTCCCCCACGACGAGAGTATCGAAATGAGCGACGAGGACGCCGTAACGGTCTCGGCGTGGGTGAAAAAAGACGCCGCGCAGTCGGGCTGGGTCGCCATCGCACAGAAGAGCGACCAGTCGTACAACCTCCAGTTCGAGAACGGCAACCAACCGACGTTCACGATCTACGACGGGGACTGGAACATCGTCAACAGTGGCGTCTCCCTCTCGAACGATCAGTGGCACCACGTCGTCGGTACGTACGACGGCAGTGAGGCGCGTATCTACGTCAACGGCACGCTGAAGGGAACGCAAGCAGTGTCCGGAACGCTGGCGAACGCGAGCGGATCGCCGCTGGGCATCGGCGAGAACCTCGCAACCGGCGGGCGCAATCTCGACGGGACGATCGACGAACTCCGGCTCTACGACCGGGCACTGAGCGACGCCGAAGTGCAGGCGCTGTACGGCGTCCAGTCGGGGCAGTACACGAGCGGCTGGCGCCGGGCGTCCCGGTCGCTGGCGGTCGAGAATCTGGCGCTAACGAACGTTTCGGCGTCGATCGGTGGCGGCACGATCACCGTCACCGTCGAGTCAGACACGAACGGTGATGGGATACCCGACGAGACGAGCGACCCAGTGCCGATCGCGTCCTACGATACGTACGACCTCGATGGACTCTCGACGGACGCCGACCGGTTCCGGCTGCGAGTCGAGATGACTGGGGACACACCGACGCGATCGCCAGTGCTCTCGCGGGTGGAGGTCGCCGAGGAAACCGTGATCCCTGCGACGTTCGAGGTGACCGATCTCGGACCCGCGACGGCAAGCCCCGACGAGCGGTTCAATGCAACAGTCAGCGTCGAGAACACCGGCGACCGACCGGGTAACGCGACGGTCGCGTACGATCCGGACTGGCGGTCCGTCGCAGTGGTCGACCAGAACCTCGCCCACGGAACCGAGATCGCCGATACGCTCCGGAATGAGCTCCCGTCCGATTACGACGTCCGCGCCCTTCGGACCGGCGCCGCAATCGACGAGATCGACCACCACGACGTATTCGTCGTGCAACGATTTGGCAACGAGACTGTCGCCGCCGAGTTCCAGCAACAGCTCGCGGACGCCGACGCCGGCGTTGTCTATCTCGATCAGTGGGACGAGCGCGGTAACGAAAACAACTACCCGTCGGAAACCTACAGCGACGCGATCCGGCGACTCGCTAACAGTTCTGTCCGCGGCGATCCACCGACGTACGACGACGAGTTTAGGGGGACAGCACCGCCCGAGTTCACCGTGCAACAGGACCACCCGATCTTCGACGGCGTCGCCGGCGTCGGGGAGACGATCACCGTCCACAACGCGGCAGAAGCCGATCGGGCTTGGTTCAGCGGCTA containing:
- a CDS encoding DUF2150 family protein, with the protein product MSAPPNEFYSEERWQNWLDRISDEELDPEDEDSARLLLNLQDDAAIAVAKVVSAYDDGDLDAETAVEEIDDIREIVLGEVEFEDEEKELLVDDVQTSLVCVFYAAEEYVTGGPAEEASVEEYVRAAADAEAEENVDAALGYVVQAGTRIIDDDELDLTVAEELEYGLVSTWVNGLDSLQSAMSDPEVVEEDDEEE
- a CDS encoding LamG-like jellyroll fold domain-containing protein, which gives rise to MSFDADTRAQVVQIGAVLLFAALILAMTGYQATVVPDQNAEVELSHSDQVQSGMVELRNAIVSPDSRTQRDVTVPLGTRYPERTLFINPAPPSGKLRTIRGEMNVSNVSVAGEAGDYWGSSRTFSTGLITYRPNYNELDDPATTVIEGSLVYNRFENAERTLADPTFIDGTRISLVALQGSVSASTTGSERISVYTGQRPTRTVSVTGEAAGENVTVSLPTLRSESDWAQYLDAADHVSDWSVAQTPGSSYGTLEIVFERLDESGQPIEYDLSVAEVGVGEEVESTGAAYVTPVGSGVETVQSGQMTDVTFEVRGEYDDPIADRQVNLSVIEGQGTLIGDDGDGQTVTATTDTEGRVEVTYVAGDDETGDVTIGASVSTTPAVGGPFDDTTATNASRALRVVAGGSGDSGAYAVEWAGDVIEVVPGEDGIDARATAGVDDGPVEFAVQNRSILLRNDAATADRFSDGNASFVFGVSETVARGSEWYAYVSSRGSGDRLAVRVLEAAGLLWDTQADWADSSRENGVVHAVFGDRQKDTIQLGYGTEESGLVGYWPLDDAGAAGVSDVSGSGNDGSQSGGLGNASGLFGTSAYDFDGSDDAVTVPHDESIEMSDEDAVTVSAWVKKDAAQSGWVAIAQKSDQSYNLQFENGNQPTFTIYDGDWNIVNSGVSLSNDQWHHVVGTYDGSEARIYVNGTLKGTQAVSGTLANASGSPLGIGENLATGGRNLDGTIDELRLYDRALSDAEVQALYGVQSGQYTSGWRRASRSLAVENLALTNVSASIGGGTITVTVESDTNGDGIPDETSDPVPIASYDTYDLDGLSTDADRFRLRVEMTGDTPTRSPVLSRVEVAEETVIPATFEVTDLGPATASPDERFNATVSVENTGDRPGNATVAYDPDWRSVAVVDQNLAHGTEIADTLRNELPSDYDVRALRTGAAIDEIDHHDVFVVQRFGNETVAAEFQQQLADADAGVVYLDQWDERGNENNYPSETYSDAIRRLANSSVRGDPPTYDDEFRGTAPPEFTVQQDHPIFDGVAGVGETITVHNAAEADRAWFSGYNGTTLATVRDQSGGAGGPSIAVNDSRGEVLLGAGRSNYVPNSAYTADSNQILANAVTYVDEQVARTETVQLDPGERGTVTFPTVAPSSGGEYAQTASTANGSTTESMTVTTAEQFGSFSGAVFDNATGNPITDAELTVTVDSQNYTATTDANGNYEVSGVPAGTHDVTVDTARYKATGPFEVTVQNGSTTTGVDVHLSPEPPEFESLSATANQDGTFFGIPYSQSVTYEYDVLGAEDVDSMTFTVFDADGNQIGTTTTTSPASPTTVTLDSGQLQSVTARVEIDSAAGQRCLEGSVAPGSTISRSSFSSCG